Proteins from a genomic interval of Hornefia porci:
- a CDS encoding UxaA family hydrolase, whose amino-acid sequence MKAMKLYPADTVALAADELKRGDVVSVDGEEIEILDDIPKAHKFALKDFEEGESIRKYDNIIGTASRAIRKGEWVHSHNEVTTLGSDKEYCYEPAEEAVYPGTSSLTYMGYKRDDGSCGIRNYIALISTVFCANGPLSKLAAAAAQKYSTNDHFDGFVALEQEFGCSQTGTDLVTTERIIANVARSANFGGVLFVSLGCEMAIPSKLEKYLEGVDRNRIRVITLQESEDELAEGLDKIGELVENLEKDHREPLPISSLHVAVNCGGSDGYSGITANTMLGTLCDNLVSKGATVNMTEVPEMMGAEHILMNRAKDEETFNRIVKMIRDYNAYFARYGEKAADNPTQGNKAGGLTTLEEKSLGCIQKGGHCAVMGVYDYGERVDTQGYVLVSGPGNDLAGVSGQIAAGAVLTIFTTGRGTPCGFAGPTFRLSSNSELARRKPTWIDFDAGRFLGADKEKKQALNRELYDAVLDCINGALTKNERNGYFQMGALKDGVTL is encoded by the coding sequence ATGAAAGCAATGAAACTGTACCCCGCAGATACAGTCGCGCTGGCCGCAGATGAGCTGAAAAGAGGCGATGTTGTTTCTGTAGACGGTGAAGAAATTGAAATACTCGATGATATCCCTAAGGCGCATAAATTTGCGCTGAAAGATTTTGAAGAGGGGGAGTCGATTCGGAAATACGATAACATTATCGGAACTGCATCCCGAGCAATCAGGAAAGGGGAATGGGTTCACAGTCACAATGAAGTCACGACTCTCGGCAGCGACAAGGAATATTGCTATGAACCCGCAGAAGAAGCTGTCTATCCGGGAACGTCGAGCCTGACATACATGGGATATAAACGAGATGACGGAAGCTGCGGGATTCGGAATTATATTGCGCTGATTTCCACAGTGTTCTGCGCGAACGGCCCGTTGTCGAAACTTGCCGCCGCAGCAGCTCAGAAGTATTCGACGAATGATCATTTTGACGGCTTTGTGGCACTGGAGCAGGAATTCGGCTGCAGCCAGACCGGAACGGATCTGGTCACGACAGAACGTATTATTGCTAATGTAGCACGATCCGCGAATTTCGGCGGGGTGCTTTTCGTGAGTCTCGGATGTGAAATGGCAATTCCGTCAAAACTGGAAAAATATCTTGAAGGCGTGGATCGGAATCGTATCCGGGTTATCACGCTTCAGGAAAGCGAGGATGAGCTTGCAGAAGGTCTGGATAAAATAGGAGAACTTGTGGAGAATCTGGAAAAGGACCATCGAGAGCCGCTTCCGATCAGCAGTTTACACGTTGCGGTCAACTGCGGCGGGTCAGACGGGTATTCCGGGATCACTGCAAACACGATGCTGGGAACGCTGTGTGATAATCTGGTCAGCAAAGGAGCGACCGTTAATATGACGGAAGTCCCCGAGATGATGGGAGCCGAGCATATCCTGATGAATCGCGCCAAAGACGAAGAAACGTTCAACAGGATAGTGAAAATGATTCGTGATTACAATGCGTACTTCGCCCGCTACGGGGAAAAAGCGGCAGATAATCCGACACAGGGAAACAAAGCCGGCGGACTGACCACTTTGGAAGAAAAATCTCTCGGCTGCATTCAGAAAGGCGGACATTGCGCGGTCATGGGCGTTTATGACTACGGTGAGCGGGTTGACACTCAGGGATACGTTTTAGTAAGCGGGCCCGGAAATGACCTTGCAGGCGTGAGCGGTCAGATTGCTGCGGGAGCAGTACTGACAATCTTCACAACAGGGCGAGGGACACCGTGCGGCTTCGCAGGTCCGACCTTCCGCCTGTCTTCGAACAGTGAACTGGCCAGACGCAAACCGACCTGGATTGACTTTGATGCCGGACGGTTTCTGGGAGCAGACAAAGAGAAAAAACAGGCACTCAACAGAGAACTCTATGACGCAGTTCTGGATTGTATCAACGGGGCTCTGACAAAAAACGAACGCAATGGGTATTTCCAAATGGGAGCGTTAAAGGACGGCGTTACATTGTAA